One window from the genome of Elephas maximus indicus isolate mEleMax1 chromosome 8, mEleMax1 primary haplotype, whole genome shotgun sequence encodes:
- the LLCFC1 gene encoding LOW QUALITY PROTEIN: sperm-egg fusion protein LLCFC1 (The sequence of the model RefSeq protein was modified relative to this genomic sequence to represent the inferred CDS: substituted 1 base at 1 genomic stop codon): MTSLGPQLCRATLLATILMLLLRVKGVRPQKDPTENSQKDSMLSTAHPVQARARLGQAGPCVRPPLSHPDQDEEQFEERFMASSVGEMWQLLDMAQQEDEVAETAAVRDHLFDLAFCLNLASILVFLXGTWRLRSWPGSWMRTWMSTFAS, encoded by the exons ATGACGTCCCTGGGCCCCCAGCTCTGCAGGGCCACACTCCTGGCCACCATCCTGATGCTGCTGCTTCGGGTAAAGGGGGTGAGGCCACAGAAGGACCCTACCGAGAACAGCCAGAAAGACAGCATGCTTTCCACAG CCCAtcctgtccaggccagggctagGCTGGGGCAGGCGGGACCCTGTGTCAGgcctcccctctcccacccagACCAGGATGAAGAGCAGTTTGAAGAGCGCTTCATGGCCTCCTCAGTGGGGGAGATGTGGCAGCTGCTGGACATGGCCCAGCAGGAGGACGAGGTGGCAGAGACGGCGGCCGTGCGCGACCACCTCTTTGACCTGGCCTTCTGCCTGAACCTGGCCAGCATCCTGGTTTTTTTATGAGGGACATGGAGGCTGAGGTCGTGGCCTGGTTCCTGGATGAGGACTTGGATGTCTACCTTCGCTTCATGA